The Silene latifolia isolate original U9 population chromosome X, ASM4854445v1, whole genome shotgun sequence genome contains the following window.
CTCTTGAGGGTAGTACTTTTATTGATGATGACGTCGTCTTCAACCACCActggtggtgtgcctacactcaaaataggagtgtagaatggttcacaaaagggtgttcctctattattctttcggggtggaatatacccggtaccgacCAAAGGTTGAGTCCGTATTCACCTAGGCCGAActaccttctcgacatccaaatccACCCCAACCCCCCTCAAAGAGAATAAGTACCCCGCCAACCTCTACAACCTCgcgggataccggcaaggcccatTGCCCCGccgtcctatgtgcctatcccaccataccctactcctcatACGCCATTCACACCACAAGTCCCCAATGCTCCGGATATCCATGACCTGATGAATCTTATGAAGAAGGTTGATCTTGGAGTACACGATGGGCGGGTCGATAACtacatggccctttatcctcaatactaccaaatggcacaacaagggtatatcgaccctaatggccctcgaccatcttgggctcaaccacacctcttgttccctaatcaagggaaccaagccgggaactttgaTGGTAAAGGTGAAGGATACtctggtcaaggaggagggtatgaccaaggagaaagttctagtaggtatggctaccaccaagatgatgatgacgagttagagatgcctacctcaccacctccatttgtatgatactcttctctccctctctcttttatatagtccattgcatttagtttagccttcacttgcatttatattatatatcatattgcatttacattagttagtttatatagtataatttgcattgtattatatctcacatgattcatgtaaaataactgcatatagattagaattcatagccactaatgaccaatcctattcttttctacactagaaatagtgtttaaatcggtttggggaggtttgatcataggtgacttatacatttatcatgcatcatataatatagtttagattgcattcatttgttatatatgtcatatagaattgcatttagttagagcatgcgttcattcatatcattgcatttattcaaaaatccaaaaaacatgtacaTTCTTTTTCATtactactcctacatgtacattgaggacaatgtccaaaataaagtgggagaTGGGagtttatattccaaaatacataaaaattgaaaactttcgaaaaaaactcaaaaatatgttctttaatttcataaaaataaaaatccataacaatttgaaaaaccaaaaacatgttttttttggtgaaatgtgaaaattatattaataattagaaTTAAAGGTACAATATCACCAAGTGCAGGAACTTTAAAACCAACAGAAAGCATCACTAACTAGAATTACATCCAAGGCACCCAATGCAATCGTTGGAATTTAGACGTCAATTTCCAAGCTTGTCCTCTACTCATTACCAATGCAGTAACAGTTTTAACCGCATAAGTAGGATAAACCAACTTATTGTCCATTCTGAAAATATTGCGGGCATTCCAAATCTGATAAATCATGGCCATGATAGCAGCAGTAACAATTTGCTTTTTCATCAAGGACCTACATCTCAACCTTCTACACCAATCCAGTATCTCAGTATCAGGTAATGATACATCTAACCATTCAGCTAACAGCTTCCAGCAGCAGGAACTAAATCTACACCCATACAGCAAATGACTATGATCCTCAGGGTGATCCAAGCACACATCACAGTGCCCATCTGCAATGACGCCAAATCTGATCAGCCTATCCTTTGTCATTAGTTGACATTGAATAGCCAGCCACCCTATGATGGAATGCTTGGGTAGATTAAGTATGTTCCAAATAATAGGATACCAAGGTACAGGAGATAGATTACCCTGCAACCATTTATAACCAACAGAAACATTATAGACCCCTGCATTAGAACTCCATTTGCCATGACAATAACCAGGTTTAAGCATATCCTTGACTTGGCAAATTTTCCTCCAAGTCCAGCTGCAACTAACAGTGGGAGAGTAGTCCAACCAGTTTTGGCCTTTGATGTACATGTGATTAACCCACCTTATCCATAAATGATCAGTTTTCTCAGCAATCCACCATACATACTTGCCCAACATAGCCACATTCTAATTTTTGCCATTAACAATGCCTAGTCCTCCATATTTTTTTGCTGTACAAACCCTATCCCATGCCACAGGTGGTGTCTTATGGAACTCTTCAGACCCACACCAAAGGTAGTTTCTGCATATGTGGTTAATTCTGTCCATCACAGTAGCAGGGATTATGAATATACGAGTCCAAAAACTATGAAGTTGTGTCAAAACTGCCTGAACCAGTACTAGCCTGCCAGCATAGCTTAACTTTCTGGCCCCCCAGCCACGAATTTTCTGCACAATCTTCTCAACCAGCCTGGAACAATCACCTACTGCCATTCTTTTATAGGAGATTGGTATGCCAAGATACCTGAATGGGAAATGACCCTCTTTAAACCCAGACACATTCAACACATACTGACTATCCTCACTACACATACCATTGAAATAGATATCAGACTTCTCACGATTAATCCCCAATCCTGATGCTGTAGAGAATGTGGCAAAAGCTCTAAGTATAGTATTGATGGATGCCTTGTCACCCCTACAGAACATTAGAAGATCATCTgcaaagcacaaatggttcagtCTAAGTGCTCTACAGAGGGGATGGTAAGTAAACTCCATGGTATTAGTAACAGATGCCAATATCCTGCTAAGATACTCTATGCAAATAGTAAACAATAGAGGGGACATAGGATCACCTTACCTAATCCCCCTCCTTCCTTGGAAATACCCAAAGTTTGCACCATTAAGAGACAAGGTATACCAAGGAGTAGTTACACACTCCATAATCCATTGAATCATTTGATCAGGGAACTTAAGGGCCTGCAACATCTGTTTGATAAAGTCCCACTCAATAGAATCATATGCCTTTTTTAGATCCACCTTCATCATACATCTAGGAGAACAAGCCTTCCTTTTGTACAATCTAACCAGGTCATGACAAATGAGGATATTATCTACTATATCCCGTCCTTTAAGAAAAGCACTCTGAGTCTCACTTATAATGTAAGGTAAGACAGTGGCAAGTCTAGTGCAAATCActttagaaatatttttatataccacattgcaacaagcaatgggtCTAAAATCCGCCATTGTATTAGGCCTGGTCTTCTTAGGAGTCAGAGTTAAAGTTGTGGAGTTGACTATTTTGAGCATTTTACCAGATGAGAAAAACTCCTGCACTGCCCCAATAATATCAGTCCTAGTAACATCAAAAGAATCCCTGAAAAATTGAGATGAAAAGCCATCAGGCCCAGGTGCTTTATTAGTAGGTATGGAATATAGAGCATCCTTGATTTCCTTATCTGTCACAGCTGAGGTAAGCACACTACAGTGTGCATTGGTTATAAGATTCCCCTGTTGGACAGTGCCCCTATGAACTTTTGTCACCCTTCTGTTAGACCCCAATAAAGACTTGTAATAATTAATAAAAGCCTCCTCAATGGCAACAGGAGTAGTATGGTTGTTACCCTCCATATCATGAATCCCCAAAATCCTATTTTGCATCATGCTTGCCTTGATAGCACTATGGAAATAATGAGTGTTATCATCTCCATCACTGAGCCATTGAATTTTGGCTTTCTGGGACAGAAAACTCCTCAAAGAAACCTCCATATCTCTGTAAAGTTCAGTAGCCACCTTCACTTGCTGTTGAAGCCCAAGATTATTAGGATCAAGATGCACCTGACCTTGCACCCTATGAATGTGAACCAAGGCCACCTTAGTGGAGGTTTCAATGCCAGCATAGGCTTCAGAATTACGATCCTTCAAAGGTTTCTTTAGCAATTTCAGCTTCTTAACCACCTGAAACATTTTATACCCATAAATAGGAGTACTCTAGACATCTTGAATAATTTTCAGAAACCCAGGATCCTtgccccacatattaaagtatttgaAATTGCTCTTTTTCCTATCAACATCTGGGTGCATTGTCATGGTACAAGGACAATGGTCAAATAAGCCTTCAGGGTGAAACATAGTAATGGTGTTAGGGAAATGATGGAGCCACTCATCAGTCACTAGAGCTCTATTAATTCTACTAAATTTCAAACCAAAatcatgttcattcctttatagtgtagaattgtatatattgtatatacttgtttgtttgtctatcctttttcacattgattgactacgccacatctgaggcatgaggaatatgaagatcgcatggtatgatctttccaatctcctttttcctctctatgttaatgactatgtggctttattttgattgatgcggtaaaaacaatgtaaatttaggattgcatttagattatttggcatactagttggtataagcatatgcattaggttgaataaatgttagttgcatcatggcatatagttgcatttaggataattttgtgaaaccgtctatttggaaaacttgacaagtgtatataaggtccttgtagatgctttttcttcttaagactttgtttgttagaatacttgtaaaactcCCTAGGTTgtatcatgctagtatcctttgacccatggattaaggcctagtcaagagtaccttgtggtgtgataactccttggctaccgtttattccaagatgacccttgaaaccatgcaaccatcattcatccatgttctaccatacattttgtcatcaaagggaatgggcacaaaatttattcaaatttgaattcaagaaatgaaatgaaaagtcacaaagtttgcaattgcatcaaatgaaaagaggagcaaaaatagactcctaaagcttcaaaaataagcaccctccctacaaatggggtgactttgaaaatgttcaaaaggaaatgcaaagaaaagttgaaattatcaagtattgaaatgtcaaacatcaaaagaaatggcaaaaagaaagtgttctcaaacgttatatgccacaagaaattggggggaaaacaacaacaaaagcaaacttccacatgaaactcaaatactattgatccctttatccatcgtatccatttttgttcatggtagagaggggacgacccttcttcttgtctaggcaagaaggggaattccgcgatcctccagtgtttctaacaccatagggagtctattcttgacaaaagcatttaacgattgaggacaaaggtaccctagcttgacacaacttggaggtgatttattgatatccttctaagcttagtagtttgaagaaaccatatctatgaaagagtgtgtacccttgaattgctttccCTTTAGacaatttccgccacttagatgaggaaagtggttattctttttttagatgcatccattacttgattttgtgtgctttaatgattggatgtgtcgccattttggcaagacccaccttgccttgcaagaaggaatcctacctcatggttgtcttgttgtgagttgaaggggcgtagtgagacctgctaattgtctcatatcggttatattattaggatagtttaaataaaggtctagttttagtcacctctttactcgggacgagtaaaggttcggtttggggatatttgatgttactcatatttgcgcacatttagtcccctaattcagcctattttgcatactattataacattccatagccattttgtccgtcaaatgctttctattttgttttcctagtgcatttcatatgttttgtaggaaacgaGACAATTAggcagaaattcccgtctcttgagcttatttggaaggacattgacgatttTGGTTGAACGAGTatggaagaagaggcaagaactaaagaccaatattgcaagaataagaagtatgcgagaggaagcattctgaacagcaatccgagcgtccaaagccTCAAGACGCTCGTTCAGTGCCCCTACAATCAGAGCGTCCCGACATTCAGCCGCTCGTCCTAcctgcccagaatccgagcggattacccTTGTGTACGAGCGTCCCTCGGCGTCTTCAGCAAGGATGCGCATCTCTCcaaaatacttgcatttccctacttagaacttagaattgttaattactaatttagctttagttaacctaatgaggcactactatatataccccattatGATGGTAATAAAAGGGGggttccacattagaaaatcctcttagaatagattaggagtagattagattagattgctctttaatctttcgacaaatttcacattaatctctccttaattattgttcaagtttattacttttgggtaattgaagattattgggttattattggagaattgacaactcttcatcagtCAATCAAgatctcttcttttattctttgctttattatttggatcatctcaagtttggtgtaattcctttactctttacccttttattgtttatttccttaagctcttatcatgtttatatttgttgtaatgattgacaccattaatgacatgttttccatgataatgagtgagtagtctcttaactaggattagtgggtaattagggaaaccaacatggggaataatcatgcttaatctaatatgttttcataattaaattgcttgcttgttgtgatgtcaacctatgcacatgttatgtttgatgaaatgctaagcctatgaatccttgcatttataaccatctcttaactattcaacttgacttgtaagatataaaccaactcgagtcttgttagaccatgcatagaagttattaggaagaaagtaagtcgacttgtaggtgttgtacaatctaatcgattcggctccgggacccaactcttcttaagaaccgtaagatataaaccaactcggttcctttacaacatcaattgcttgcaactttgtgaacatgtttgtatgatcaactcccatgaatcccccatgaaccCATTATATCCTAGGaattttaatcatttgtttacatccttcatttcattgcttattatactttattgcttgcattagtctagaacacaactacaaactcaaataaattgtgacactagaataaattgagatagatagatttagaacccaaagcacactgtcCCATCGATCGACtttgacttaccactaactagttgtttattgagtattataaatgtgttttgattgggtgtacaacgacacgctcacgtcagtcaaacatgtaagtccgagggtgtaaaataccaatttaattttattttattttctgtatatataacatatgtaagaatttatatcatttatatgctcaAATCATCTTTTAAGATCACCTTTTCTCAAACCCTTTGACGGAAACAACAGAGAAACGACGTGGGGAAGTATCGCATCAACTTATTCGCCATCTGGAAAGgccgcagcatctgttgcgcctcttccagaggctgttTTCAGTTGCTGCACTTCTACTTCTTCCTTaggtttttgttcctttcgtcttttattttctttcttcgttctcctCTTCTTATTACGTCTAATAGTTTTTAAATTAGCTTTTATAAATCTTTTCCAACTTTTTTCGACTttaatcccttataatcaatatttacgggttttcttaatattgttcaagCCCGGATTTTATAGGTTCGACTTccccatatcgagtctttagaattcgtcttttgtacaaaGTTTCCCTATTTTCCAGTTTTGATTAGCTAATTTCGTTTTCGTCCTTTTTCAAGTTTAAAGTTTTGACCTTTATAAAACCCGACATCGTATAACTACAATTATGTAAACCGCCGTAATAGTTTTTATGATCTCGTTCTCTAAACTGACTTGTGACGATGTTAGCATGCATAATCTGACTAAATCACTTTTATTCGAGTCGTATAACAATAATCGACATAATTTGACCAACGAACAAATAACTAACCCGCGGGTCTGACTTACACAGTCagaacccagctctagaacagccgcaacaggtgatgcgcctcttccagaggacgcaacaGTTGcagcgcctgttctgggttggtttttgcctctgaactctttctcgttttgacgtaggcttCTAATTAGGCTTCCAATCGACTATTATTCATACTATCGcttataattcgacatattttcattttttaatttctcttttatttctttctatttccttttcttttcaaATCCCCTTTAAGCATATTTGTGACGTAAATTCAATTTAATTCATTgtaatcaattgtaatttatttattgtttatttatttcatattgctcttgtatgatttattttctTGGCAcgttcacatgtaattaatctaaatatCCTAACTTAGACCCAATTAAGTGCTAAAATTGCTTgctaaccgacatagtctaatctcacatgctaggattaatccgtgtttgttgcattgcatacattacaattgacaacatatcgggtatgtagacacctcgtttctgcacctcccgccaaacacccagtgataattgggccgcatgtttagcatatgtcgcgagtttatgacaattcgtaaatcggttaataaaaggtaactcatacacttgtgtctagcCCTTGGTGGtcgtctaggtgtcattacggtcgttttggcagtaattagattacatttggagtccgggtcataaaccgtctccatttcctaaaaccgtcaaatcccgagtcaaaagcaatgtgcttgtctacctaaggttaagatgtcataaaatgttgtgggtatatctcattttgagtcccatg
Protein-coding sequences here:
- the LOC141618725 gene encoding uncharacterized protein LOC141618725, coding for MLGKYVWWIAEKTDHLWIRWVNHMYIKGQNWLDYSPTVSCSWTWRKICQVKDMLKPGYCHGKWSSNAGVYNVSVGYKWLQGNLSPVPWYPIIWNILNLPKHSIIGWLAIQCQLMTKDRLIRFGVIADGHCDVCLDHPEDHSHLLYGCRFSSCCWKLLAEWLDVSLPDTEILDWCRRLRCRSLMKKQIVTAAIMAMIYQIWNARNIFRMDNKLVYPTYAVKTVTALVMSRGQAWKLTSKFQRLHWVPWM